One segment of Penaeus vannamei isolate JL-2024 chromosome 3, ASM4276789v1, whole genome shotgun sequence DNA contains the following:
- the RpL13 gene encoding large ribosomal subunit protein eL13, whose translation MAPKRNNIIPNGHFHKDWQRYVRTWFTQPARKHRRRVKRQEKARRIAPRPLGKLKPIVRCPTSKYNIKQRLGKGFTLEEIKAAGLCKRYAQTIGIAVDHRRVNKSVGALQRNVQRLKEYKSKLILFPRKTTKPKKADASPEEMAMAQQLKGVVMPYVESQKGEKALIVSSKAKRFAAYGALRRERTMARNWGIRAKKAKEAAEDAAVIGKK comes from the exons ATGGCCCCCAAGAGAAATAACATTATTCCAAATGGTCACTTCCACAAGGACTGGCAGCGCTATGTCCGCACATGGTTCACCCAGCCTGCCCGCAAGCACAGGCGCCGTGTCAAGAGGCAGGAGAAGGCCCGCCGTATTGCACCAAGACCTCTTGGAAAGCTGAAGCCTATTGTCCGATGCCCCACTTCCAA ATACAACATTAAGCAGCGTCTTGGCAAGGGTTTCACTCTGGAAGAAATTAAG GCTGCTGGTCTATGCAAGCGTTATGCCCAGACCATCGGCATTGCAGTTGACCATCGCCGTGTGAACAAGTCTGTTGGAGCTCTTCAGAGGAATGTACAGAGGCTCAAGGAGTACAAGAGCAAGTTGATCCTCTTCCCACGCAAGACCACAAAGCCCAAGAAGGCTGATGCTTCA CCTGAGGAGATGGCAATGGCACAGCAACTTAAGGGAGTGGTTATGCCTTACGTCGAATCCCAGAAGGGTGAGAAGGCCTTGATTGTTTCCTCGAAAGCCAAGAGGTTTGCTGCCTATGGCGCTCTGCGAAGG GAACGCACCATGGCACGCAACTGGGGTATCCGTGCCAAGAAGGCCAAGGAAGCTGCAGAGGATGCTGCTGTTATTGGCAAGAAGTAA
- the CCDC151 gene encoding outer dynein arm-docking complex subunit 3, which produces MMSIAEQKAKINSEIQALRKKIQLSEGESKAFYEESEGEKQANKAAITSLRGEIKHLHVKIEEAKQGSERSVERVLQQRRRALSAPVKVKKAEGAIRASEYKLHDLVKRLNFLQHSRKQRENRLSTLKQQLGESSSDRVQEEHRTIQQLQQDLIALENEQERVGVSVAEAESVKRRYGAMVTALKGEAASYRTTLDTLHARLAEEKDSLKNLRDSRKKAEKTRDCLRTRLHEEEESAYETKREREKRLFEFRKKAEERRQQDLGAAVDRRLSIMRTPTRRDSPTAALTQDTQEQIEAELEKYQQLFSRLKEVLGVTSVEEVLDRLTSQAGTREHLRQLRSVTLEEVTRLKQEKEQLHEELHRVKYASTEDAAKMVGMIEDLKKKVEEKETMKEDMSGRLDGTLKILAGVRAGQEHIAEKLETAENERPPKAESPLQYLVILMAFCMDRARELMEEVRDAQIDQKLAEMVEEEKDSGGMMTSPENIRVAFPAAGATAKAAQQQVEEGGDSGEEEETLTRKFIKRQAQMIVEAKARKRNRPVTSFKS; this is translated from the exons ATGATGTCCATAGCGGAGCAGAAAGCCAAAATTAACAGCGAAATCCAAGCCCTGCGAAAGAAAATCCAGTTATCTG AGGGCGAGAGCAAAGCCTTCtacgaggagagcgagggagagaaacaggccAACAAGGCAGCCATCACGAGCCTCCGAGGCGAGATCAAACACCTCCATGTCAAGATCGAGGAGGCAAAAcag GGTAGCGAGCGGAGTGTCGAGCGAGTCCTGCAGCAGCGGCGCCGTGCCCTCAGCGCCCCCGTCAAGGTGAAGAAGGCTGAGGGCGCCATCAGAGCCTCCGAGTACAAGCTCCACGACCTCGTCAAGAGGCTGAACTTCCTCCAACACTCTCGGAAGCAG cgTGAAAATAGGCTGAGCACGCTGAAGCAACAGCTGGGGGAATCGTCCTCAGACAGAGTGCAGGAGGAACACCGAACAATTCAGCAATTACAACAG GACCTCATCGCCCTGGAGAACGAGCAGGAGCGGGTGGGCGTGAGCGTGGCGGAGGCGGAGAGTGTGAAGCGGCGGTACGGGGCGATGGTGACGGCGCTGAAAGGGGAGGCCGCCTCCTACAGGACGACTCTCGACACACTGCACGCCAGGCTCGCCGAGGAGAAGGATTCCTTGAAGAACTTAAGG GACAGCaggaagaaagcagagaagaCCAGGGACTGCTTGAGAACACGCCtgcacgaggaggaggaaagcgcttacgagacgaagagagaacgagaaaaaagactcTTCGAATTTAG GAAAAAGGCCGAGGAGCGCCGCCAGCAGGACCTGGGCGCCGCCGTGGACCGCAGGCTCTCCATCATGAGGACGCCCACACGCAGGGACTCGCCCACGGCCGCCCTCACGCAGGACACCCAGGAGCAGATCGAGGCCGAGCTGGAGAAGTACCAGCAACTTTTCTCGAGGTTGAAG GAGGTGCTCGGCGTGACGAGCGTGGAGGAGGTGCTGGACCGCCTTACCAGCCAGGCCGGGACGCGGGAGCACCTTCGCCAGCTGCGCTCCGTCACCCTCGAGGAAGTGACGCGGCTCAAGCAGGAGAAGGAGCAGCTGCACGAGGAACTTCACCGGGTGAAATACGCCAGCACGGAGGACGCTGCCAA GATGGTCGGGATGATCGAGGACCtcaagaagaaggtggaggagaaggagaccatGAAGGAGGACATGTCTGGGCGCCTCGACGGAACGCTCAAGATCctggcgggcgtgagggcggggcAGGAGCACATCGCGGAGAAACTAGAG ACCGCCGAGAACGAGCGGCCTCCCAAAGCCGAGTCGCCGCTGCAGTACCTCGTGATCCTCATGGCGTTCTGCATGGACAGGGCCAGGGAGCTCATGGAGGAAGTGAGGGACGCCCAGATCGAccagaag CTCgcggagatggtggaggaggaaaaggactcGGGAGGAATGATGACGTCACCAGAGAACATCCGCGTGGCCTTCCCTGCCGCCGGCGCCACCGCCAAGGCAGCTCAGCAACAG GTTGAGGAGGGCGGTGAcagcggcgaggaggaggagaccctgACGAGGAAGTTCATCAAGCGCCAGGCCCAGATGATCGTGGAGGCGAAGGCACGCAAGAGGAACCGACCTGTCACGTCTTTCAAGTCTTAG